GCGGCTTGCGATAATCGTATCTAAAGGAACCCTGGAAGCGGCCTATCCGCCTCTCATACTCGCTACCACGGCCATTGCCTTGAATATGGAAGTCGGCATTTTCTTCACCTTTTTCGGGTTGCATATTTTGAAAAAGGGTTCTGCCGAAACTTTAAAATTTGTTCCGTTGGGAAATCCCGCCACCCCCATGCCGATGCCCAATATCATCTCCGCACTTCCGGGGATGACTGAATTGGCAACGGTGATGATGAAGAAAACCATTTCAAAGAAAAATATTACTTCTGTTCCGGAACTACTTAATCTGGCAAAAGAGACCGGGGTGACCCTTTGGCCTTGCAATATGACCATGGAGATGATGGGAATTAAATATTCCGATCTGATCGATGGTTTAGCGGAACCGGTCGGTGCCGCTACCTTCCTTTCCTACGCAAAAGACTCTGATATCTCCCTTTTTATTTAAATCATAAAAATATCCTTTTGGTTTAAACAGATTTTCACTAGGATCAATGAGGGTGTCTATGTTTTTTATCATCCTCTGGGGAATCATCATCGTAGGACCCTTCCTCGTGGTGTGGACCTATAATGATCTCCCCGTGGGGTGGTTTAGAACAGGGGTCAAACAGGGGAAACAGAAACAGGGGTCAAATCTGCTCTTGACTCAAGTGGGAGAATTTGATAAACCTTTGCCATGTCCCGTCCCCTAC
The nucleotide sequence above comes from Nitrospiria bacterium. Encoded proteins:
- a CDS encoding DsrE/DsrF/DrsH-like family protein, giving the protein MDPKLKEGLDPALEEKIKGLVDERIEEWAKTKLFSILEKKPTKKKGRLAIIVSKGTLEAAYPPLILATTAIALNMEVGIFFTFFGLHILKKGSAETLKFVPLGNPATPMPMPNIISALPGMTELATVMMKKTISKKNITSVPELLNLAKETGVTLWPCNMTMEMMGIKYSDLIDGLAEPVGAATFLSYAKDSDISLFI